In Lewinellaceae bacterium, a single window of DNA contains:
- the rpmF gene encoding 50S ribosomal protein L32 translates to MAHPKSRISKQRKRKRRTHKNTPIPNVATCANTGEKHLLHRAYRDLDGNMYYRGKLLIKVEEEL, encoded by the coding sequence ATGGCACATCCTAAGAGTAGAATATCGAAGCAGAGAAAGCGCAAGCGCCGCACGCATAAAAATACGCCCATCCCCAATGTCGCCACCTGCGCCAATACGGGAGAGAAGCACCTGCTGCACCGCGCTTACCGCGACCTGGATGGCAATATGTACTACCGGGGCAAGCTTCTGATTAAGG
- a CDS encoding DUF177 domain-containing protein translates to MDPLITYSIPVKGLHNGIHQFEFQIDRLFFENFEHSPIAESDVQLKLEFDKRSDMYVLQFELEGTVRTQCDRCAADIDLPVSDSQRLLVKFSLEEEPEEAEVIFINPEAQQLNVAKYIYEFVCLAVPLFKVYDCENDDPRPCNEEALRYLSNGGQTGEEAEEEEKEANPIWDELKKLSNNN, encoded by the coding sequence ATGGATCCCCTGATTACCTATTCAATCCCGGTAAAGGGGTTGCACAATGGAATCCACCAATTTGAGTTTCAGATTGACCGCTTGTTTTTTGAAAATTTTGAGCATTCTCCGATTGCGGAGAGCGACGTTCAGCTGAAGCTGGAGTTCGACAAGCGCAGCGATATGTACGTGCTGCAGTTCGAACTGGAAGGCACTGTGCGCACCCAGTGCGACCGCTGCGCCGCCGACATCGACCTTCCGGTTTCGGACAGCCAGCGCCTGCTGGTCAAGTTCAGCCTGGAGGAAGAACCGGAGGAAGCCGAAGTGATCTTCATCAACCCGGAGGCACAGCAGCTCAATGTGGCCAAGTACATCTACGAGTTCGTATGCCTGGCCGTGCCGCTGTTTAAGGTGTACGATTGCGAAAACGACGACCCCCGCCCCTGCAATGAGGAAGCCCTGCGCTACCTGAGCAATGGCGGCCAAACCGGAGAAGAAGCCGAAGAAGAGGAAAAAGAAGCGAACCCGATCTGGGACGAATTGAAGAAATTGAGCAACAATAATTAA
- a CDS encoding T9SS type B sorting domain-containing protein yields the protein MKVRSFFPHPLFQGARIIKYGLLPGLLFFGWINTAAGQVLLSNPGRTYTNTDSRTFDLYGPVSTSGCTSISFSVDYSFSLPWEGSGNMEFCNEPGACIGGVPCGCDPNMPAAGNCVNCWDFLWVRFLVNGAVVGGDLIGDANTTDAEQSGTISGTFCTNGVPGNAAIEVYTQTWASDESVTFSNVTITCINNTPTLPSLGPYCASGAPVALPPSPGGIPGTWSGTGVTGNTFNPAQAGAGNWTLTFTANPAACAGSATTNVLVTPATTPTFAPIPALCQTGAAVALPTTSQNGISGNWSGTGVNNNQFNPAASGAGSFNLTFAPNPGACANPGSLTVVVNPAVTPSLAPIGPFCNGDPTVPLPTNVNGIAGNWTGSLVTNNIFNPGAAGSFTITFTPAPGQCANPANLMVQITPAATPLLTPQGPFCSTDPPASLPSIQDGIMGSWIGNGVSGGNTFNPALTGSGSFQLTFIPDPTECANNNSISVMVSSPVANPPGQALQVCYTLVPFSYTDNLPAIINAINGGAGQQVNWYLDMAATNPIDPTNPADIQAIIAGGPNQTIYATVFNGTCESLTVPVNLVLTPSAMPALTPQGPFCQGSPAVNLPTNQSGVSGSWSGPGVSNNTFNPGSAGNFTLAFTPNPGQCANPNTLNVSVTARVTPSLAPIGPFCQSAPPTSLATNQGGVSGSWSGPGVNNNTFNPAATGQGAFTLTFTPAPGACANPATLNVTVNNITASSAGPLFECGNGTGQANFNLTALNPQVSQGSGTVNWYLDPGGTAPVGNPGNFAGADGSFVYATVSSGGCTSAAVPVQLFVLPLPAANPTFLLECETANGTAAFDLTTLQNAASGGAPVAVSWSFDPAGNTSIPNPSAFVSDDITVYAIVFDGSCQNSAPAGLTVLEAPDPVLAVASPILCNGDGDGSLSLTVSGGQPGYAYDWNVNALDGVEDPAGLGPGTYSVTVSDGNGCEGTATITLAEPAPLTMACSVTNPVLTPGGAEGEASVNFMGGTAPFSIGWAGPVSGSGTAPAPGSILLSSLEEGAYTVTVEDDNGCVNTCMFTVNGPGCDLQLDFANLQPESCPGALDGSVDLAIIGGAAPFAISWSDGPMDVTTRTGLAAGLYSVTVDDSDGCQASGTLVFGNANPAPQATISPGDTICENDCFLFDIQFQGTPPFVLEYAIDTGANRQFFTLESPVTDTTLEVCPADFNYSDGPLEVLFSVLSDSVCTDTLNRLEVVQVAPAPGGAFSVILCPGDSLTYNGTVYNAANLSGTEILPGAASNGCDSIVAVNLGFFPPDITTIASSTCDPALVGLDTVFLQNAQGCDSLVITETFLDPGDQAFLIANTCNPSQVGLDTAFLQNAQGCDSLVITEYFLDSGDEIFLIANTCSQSQVGLDTVFLQNAQGCDSLVITEYFLEPGNETFLTTTTCNPAQVGVDTVMLQNTAGCDSLVITETFLEPGDETFLTASSCNPAQVGVDTVILQNAAGCDSLVITETFLESGDETFLTASSCNPAQVGVDTVILQNTAGCDSLVITETFLVPGDETFLTASSCNPAQVGVDTVMLQNAAGCDSLVITETFLVPGDETFLTASSCNPAQVGVDTVILQNTAGCDSLVITETFLEPGDETFLTATSCNPAQVGVDTVMLQNAAGCDSLVITETFLEPGDETFLTATSCNPAQVGVDTVMLQNAAGCDSLVITQTTFSPPDTAQIARELCSGQVLVVNGTEYSEGNPSGTEVIENGAANGCDSIIQVALTFSEGVIGFLEGGRAICPGEAVELTVRLQGADSYNVNISDGTSTLESFSGITGDATFTVNPLATTAYQISLLTAVGSVCPVEIGGGTTVSVLQASDIQAEVLSDYGGFGASCSDSEDASVGVSLSGPGLSFQWNTGQATPTLENVGAGVYTVTVTSAAGCSAVDSVRVAAPPPIVPKASGAGLDCFSEFSGSIQVESIEGGAGPYEYSLDGQFYTPLGALPATVSGLSAGAYQLYLQDANDCRAEVAVDVAPFEGLALDLGENQSIKLGDSLRLRPQADFEVAAFSWTPLEGLLDSAAFNPYASPMETTAYILTAVDSAGCSVSDQILIFVEKSRGLYAPNVFSPNDDGRNDFFTLFAGPNVAEIRIFRIFDRWGNLLFEKGPFLPNMENLGWDGTFRGEPLDPAVFVFYAEVEYVDGFTEVVEGSVTLLR from the coding sequence ATGAAGGTACGATCGTTTTTCCCCCACCCGCTTTTTCAGGGCGCCAGGATCATTAAATACGGCCTGCTGCCAGGGCTTTTGTTCTTTGGTTGGATAAATACGGCCGCCGGGCAGGTCCTGCTGAGTAACCCCGGCAGGACTTATACGAATACGGACTCCAGGACATTCGACCTCTACGGCCCGGTAAGCACCTCCGGCTGCACTTCCATCAGCTTTTCGGTCGACTATTCTTTTTCGCTCCCCTGGGAAGGCTCAGGCAACATGGAATTTTGCAACGAACCAGGTGCGTGCATCGGGGGAGTTCCATGCGGCTGCGACCCCAATATGCCGGCGGCGGGCAATTGCGTCAACTGCTGGGATTTCCTGTGGGTTCGGTTCCTGGTGAACGGGGCAGTAGTCGGCGGCGACCTGATCGGGGACGCCAATACGACCGACGCCGAACAAAGCGGCACCATCAGCGGCACCTTTTGCACCAACGGCGTTCCGGGAAACGCCGCCATAGAAGTCTACACCCAAACCTGGGCCAGCGATGAATCCGTCACCTTCTCCAACGTCACCATCACCTGCATCAACAACACCCCTACCCTGCCCTCCCTCGGGCCTTACTGTGCCAGCGGCGCTCCGGTCGCCCTCCCCCCCAGCCCGGGAGGCATTCCGGGCACATGGTCGGGCACCGGGGTGACGGGCAACACCTTCAACCCCGCCCAGGCGGGAGCGGGCAACTGGACCCTGACCTTCACCGCCAACCCCGCTGCCTGCGCGGGCTCGGCTACGACCAACGTTCTCGTTACGCCGGCTACCACGCCGACCTTCGCCCCCATACCCGCCCTCTGCCAGACGGGGGCGGCAGTGGCCCTGCCCACCACCAGCCAGAACGGCATCAGCGGCAACTGGTCGGGCACCGGGGTGAACAACAACCAGTTCAACCCCGCCGCCAGCGGCGCGGGTTCGTTTAACCTCACTTTCGCTCCCAACCCCGGCGCCTGCGCTAACCCCGGCAGCCTCACGGTAGTGGTCAACCCCGCCGTCACGCCCAGCCTCGCCCCCATCGGGCCGTTCTGCAACGGAGACCCAACCGTTCCCCTGCCCACCAACGTGAACGGCATCGCCGGCAACTGGACGGGCAGCCTGGTGACCAACAACATCTTCAACCCGGGCGCAGCCGGCAGTTTCACCATCACCTTCACCCCCGCGCCCGGGCAATGCGCCAACCCCGCCAACCTCATGGTGCAGATCACTCCCGCAGCCACGCCCCTGCTGACGCCGCAGGGGCCGTTCTGCAGCACCGACCCGCCAGCCAGCCTGCCCTCCATTCAGGACGGCATTATGGGTTCCTGGATCGGCAACGGGGTCAGCGGGGGCAACACGTTCAATCCCGCCCTGACGGGCAGCGGCTCTTTTCAGCTTACCTTTATCCCCGATCCCACCGAGTGCGCCAACAACAACAGCATCAGCGTTATGGTCAGCAGCCCGGTGGCCAACCCGCCCGGCCAAGCCCTGCAGGTCTGTTATACGCTGGTTCCGTTTTCCTACACGGACAACCTGCCCGCCATCATCAACGCCATCAACGGAGGTGCCGGGCAGCAGGTGAACTGGTACCTCGACATGGCGGCCACCAACCCGATAGACCCCACTAATCCCGCCGATATTCAGGCCATCATCGCCGGCGGGCCCAACCAGACGATCTACGCCACCGTTTTCAATGGCACGTGCGAATCGCTCACAGTACCCGTCAACCTGGTGCTTACCCCGTCAGCGATGCCTGCCCTCACCCCTCAGGGGCCCTTCTGCCAGGGCAGCCCGGCAGTCAATTTGCCGACGAACCAAAGCGGAGTCAGCGGCTCCTGGTCGGGCCCCGGCGTCAGCAACAATACCTTCAACCCCGGCTCGGCCGGCAATTTTACCCTGGCCTTTACGCCCAATCCCGGGCAATGCGCCAATCCGAATACGCTAAACGTATCCGTCACCGCCCGGGTAACGCCCAGCCTGGCGCCCATCGGGCCCTTCTGCCAGTCTGCCCCGCCAACGAGCCTGGCAACGAACCAGGGCGGGGTCAGCGGCTCCTGGTCCGGCCCCGGCGTCAACAACAATACCTTCAACCCGGCGGCGACGGGCCAGGGCGCCTTTACCCTAACGTTCACACCCGCGCCGGGCGCCTGCGCCAACCCGGCAACCCTGAACGTCACGGTGAACAACATCACGGCCAGCAGCGCCGGGCCCTTGTTCGAATGCGGAAACGGAACGGGGCAAGCCAATTTCAACCTCACCGCCCTCAACCCGCAGGTGAGCCAGGGCTCGGGAACAGTCAACTGGTACCTCGATCCCGGCGGCACCGCGCCAGTTGGCAATCCGGGCAATTTCGCAGGCGCCGACGGGTCTTTCGTGTACGCCACCGTGAGCAGCGGCGGCTGTACTTCCGCCGCCGTACCGGTGCAGCTCTTCGTTTTGCCCCTGCCTGCCGCCAACCCTACTTTCCTGCTGGAATGCGAAACGGCAAACGGCACGGCTGCTTTCGACCTGACCACCCTGCAAAATGCAGCAAGCGGCGGCGCGCCGGTGGCCGTGAGCTGGTCGTTCGACCCGGCGGGCAACACCAGCATTCCCAACCCTTCGGCTTTTGTGAGCGACGACATCACGGTTTATGCGATTGTATTCGACGGCAGTTGCCAGAATTCAGCCCCGGCTGGCCTCACTGTGCTGGAGGCGCCAGATCCCGTATTGGCAGTCGCCAGTCCCATCCTTTGCAATGGCGACGGCGACGGCAGCCTGAGCCTAACCGTCAGCGGCGGCCAGCCCGGCTACGCCTACGACTGGAACGTCAACGCCCTCGATGGCGTGGAAGACCCCGCCGGGCTGGGGCCTGGCACCTACTCGGTTACTGTTTCCGACGGCAACGGCTGTGAGGGCACAGCCACCATAACCCTCGCCGAGCCGGCGCCGCTGACGATGGCCTGCAGCGTCACCAACCCGGTGCTTACCCCCGGCGGCGCCGAAGGCGAAGCCTCCGTCAACTTCATGGGCGGCACTGCCCCTTTCAGCATCGGCTGGGCCGGGCCGGTAAGCGGCAGCGGAACGGCTCCCGCCCCGGGCTCTATCCTGCTCTCCAGCCTGGAGGAAGGCGCCTACACCGTAACAGTCGAAGATGACAACGGCTGCGTCAATACCTGTATGTTCACCGTAAACGGCCCCGGTTGCGATCTGCAGCTCGACTTTGCCAACCTGCAACCCGAAAGTTGCCCCGGCGCTTTGGACGGGTCAGTTGACCTGGCCATCATCGGCGGCGCCGCCCCGTTTGCCATCAGTTGGAGCGACGGGCCAATGGACGTTACCACCCGCACCGGCCTGGCCGCAGGCCTGTACAGCGTCACCGTCGATGACAGCGACGGCTGCCAGGCCAGCGGCACCCTGGTTTTTGGCAATGCCAACCCCGCTCCTCAGGCCACCATCAGCCCGGGCGACACCATCTGCGAAAATGACTGCTTCCTCTTTGACATACAATTCCAGGGCACGCCCCCCTTTGTGTTGGAATACGCCATAGATACCGGCGCCAACCGGCAGTTTTTCACGCTGGAAAGCCCGGTAACCGACACCACGCTGGAAGTCTGCCCAGCCGATTTCAACTATTCGGACGGGCCATTGGAGGTGCTGTTCTCGGTACTTTCCGATTCTGTTTGCACGGATACCCTCAACCGGCTGGAAGTGGTTCAGGTAGCGCCTGCGCCGGGCGGCGCCTTCAGCGTGATCCTTTGCCCGGGGGACAGCCTGACTTATAATGGCACGGTGTACAATGCGGCCAACCTCTCGGGCACGGAAATCCTGCCCGGAGCAGCCAGCAACGGCTGCGACTCCATCGTTGCGGTCAACCTGGGTTTCTTCCCTCCCGATATCACTACGATCGCCAGCTCAACCTGCGACCCGGCTCTGGTCGGCCTGGATACCGTATTCCTGCAAAATGCGCAGGGATGCGACAGCCTCGTCATCACCGAAACCTTCCTGGATCCCGGCGATCAGGCCTTCCTGATTGCGAACACCTGCAATCCATCGCAGGTGGGCCTCGATACCGCGTTCCTGCAAAATGCGCAGGGCTGCGACAGCCTCGTTATTACGGAATACTTCCTGGATTCCGGCGATGAAATCTTCCTGATTGCAAACACCTGCAGTCAATCGCAGGTGGGCCTCGACACTGTGTTCCTGCAAAATGCGCAGGGCTGCGACAGCCTCGTCATTACCGAATACTTCCTGGAACCGGGCAACGAAACGTTCCTCACCACAACCACCTGCAACCCGGCTCAGGTGGGCGTCGACACCGTTATGCTACAAAATACCGCCGGGTGCGACAGCCTCGTCATCACCGAGACCTTCCTGGAGCCCGGCGACGAGACCTTCCTGACCGCATCCAGTTGCAACCCGGCCCAGGTGGGCGTCGACACCGTCATTCTACAGAATGCCGCCGGATGCGACAGCCTCGTCATCACCGAGACCTTCCTGGAATCCGGCGACGAAACTTTCCTCACCGCATCCAGTTGCAACCCGGCCCAGGTGGGCGTCGACACCGTCATTCTACAAAATACCGCCGGGTGCGACAGCCTCGTCATCACCGAGACCTTCCTGGTGCCCGGCGACGAGACCTTCCTGACCGCATCCAGTTGCAACCCCGCCCAGGTGGGCGTAGACACCGTCATGCTACAGAATGCCGCCGGATGCGACAGCCTCGTCATTACCGAGACCTTCCTGGTGCCCGGCGACGAGACCTTCCTCACCGCATCCAGTTGCAACCCCGCTCAGGTGGGCGTCGACACGGTCATTCTACAGAATACTGCCGGATGCGACAGCCTCGTCATCACCGAGACCTTCCTGGAGCCCGGCGACGAGACCTTCCTGACCGCAACCAGTTGCAACCCCGCCCAGGTGGGCGTCGACACCGTCATGCTACAGAATGCTGCCGGATGCGACAGCCTCGTCATTACCGAGACCTTCCTGGAGCCCGGCGACGAGACCTTCCTCACCGCAACCAGCTGCAACCCCGCTCAGGTGGGCGTCGACACCGTCATGCTACAGAATGCTGCCGGATGCGACAGCCTCGTCATCACCCAAACCACCTTCTCGCCACCCGATACGGCCCAAATAGCGCGGGAATTGTGCTCAGGACAAGTATTGGTGGTCAATGGCACGGAGTACAGCGAAGGCAATCCTTCGGGCACGGAGGTCATCGAAAATGGCGCCGCCAACGGCTGCGACAGCATCATACAGGTGGCCCTCACTTTCAGCGAGGGCGTAATTGGCTTTTTGGAAGGCGGGCGGGCCATTTGCCCGGGAGAAGCAGTGGAGTTAACGGTCCGGCTTCAGGGCGCCGACAGCTACAACGTCAACATTTCAGATGGAACCAGCACGCTGGAGTCCTTTAGCGGCATCACCGGAGATGCAACATTCACCGTAAACCCGCTGGCCACAACAGCCTATCAGATCAGCCTGCTGACTGCCGTGGGCAGCGTTTGCCCGGTAGAGATCGGAGGAGGAACAACGGTGTCGGTGTTGCAGGCCAGCGACATCCAAGCCGAGGTACTGAGCGACTACGGCGGCTTCGGCGCCAGTTGCAGCGATAGCGAAGACGCCAGCGTCGGCGTTTCCCTCTCCGGCCCGGGCCTTTCTTTCCAGTGGAATACAGGGCAGGCCACCCCAACCCTGGAAAACGTAGGAGCAGGCGTTTATACCGTGACCGTGACCAGCGCAGCGGGTTGCTCGGCCGTCGACAGCGTGCGGGTGGCCGCGCCGCCGCCCATCGTGCCCAAAGCCAGTGGGGCCGGGCTGGATTGCTTCAGCGAATTCAGCGGCAGCATACAGGTCGAAAGCATAGAAGGAGGCGCCGGGCCGTACGAGTACTCCCTGGACGGGCAGTTTTACACGCCATTGGGAGCACTGCCGGCGACGGTCTCCGGGCTGAGTGCCGGGGCTTATCAGCTATATCTTCAGGACGCCAACGATTGCCGGGCCGAGGTGGCCGTCGACGTGGCCCCCTTTGAGGGGCTGGCGCTCGACCTGGGAGAAAACCAGAGCATCAAACTCGGCGACAGCCTGCGGCTGCGTCCGCAGGCGGATTTTGAGGTGGCGGCTTTCAGTTGGACGCCCCTGGAAGGCCTTCTCGATTCGGCGGCTTTTAACCCCTACGCCAGCCCTATGGAAACGACGGCCTATATCCTGACCGCCGTAGACAGCGCCGGGTGTTCCGTTTCCGACCAGATCCTCATCTTTGTCGAAAAGTCCAGGGGGCTGTATGCGCCTAACGTGTTCAGCCCGAATGACGACGGGCGCAACGATTTCTTCACCCTCTTTGCCGGCCCCAATGTTGCGGAGATCAGAATCTTCCGTATCTTCGACCGATGGGGCAACCTGCTCTTCGAAAAAGGGCCGTTCCTGCCCAATATGGAGAACCTCGGCTGGGACGGAACGTTTAGAGGCGAGCCGCTCGACCCCGCCGTATTTGTGTTTTACGCCGAGGTGGAATACGTCGACGGCTTTACAGAAGTTGTGGAGGGAAGCGTGACCCTTTTAAGGTAA
- a CDS encoding T9SS type A sorting domain-containing protein has product MSKSYTFFIVRLAFIAGLALFGQQLAGQTKTWTNLNATGLWSDAGNWTPAGAPGAANNVVFDNTSSANCVVNVNPTIASLEIKSSYGGTVNLGTRTLTTGGDFKVAAVSQLSSGMGSKVIFRGPGRIECVPPIYEAQINTIQATDDILLREILNVAKLTITQVDLLDGDDIRVSQQIVNNDAALDGDAILSAAGACTFAGNGIRYLKVEPGASLQLLSDLSLERDFELTGSGNITGSGKLILASNGRLDYLGNVAANVEVNTSDPAHQIVLLENFNVSGGLTISQVGEFTGFGDIRASSDITVNDPNIGTRVTVVATGSGNLSGSGALRYLTVEAGATLQLASDFILDKSFVLTGGGTITGSNKLIFASAGRTEFTGSISNVEINDLTAGRAINVRQILNITNDLTITKINDIVSNDVRVGGDIIITDNQVGGSAALVMTGSGTSRFQGAGNGDYLTLIINKNSASDEVQLNSSDFFTEIIVRNGVMDLNNQSVDAFVTVESGGTLVGEGTISGSINGLAGGKVVPGNSPGTMTIDGDVDILGTLFMEITGPGENNGGTAGSDFDQLIVSGNVTIGTMDITFIGMIGPTFPMSGDEYTLIDASSITDGGLNITPGNVNASYNAGLLTVSDPALPIELLYFTATAKGRTVAVEWATATERSNDYMAVERSADGAKFEELGRVKGAGASTETRKYAFTDDKPLEGINYYRLRQVDFDGAFEYHPVVSVVLKGKDGGLALQAYPNPAQSTLQARWAPHPSQVTHLSLTDIEGRRLAEHHIPAGAETYELQLGKLPAGMYFLQARQGEKAEVVQVVKE; this is encoded by the coding sequence ATGAGTAAAAGCTATACTTTTTTCATTGTGCGGTTGGCGTTTATCGCCGGATTGGCCCTCTTCGGGCAACAACTGGCCGGCCAAACCAAGACCTGGACCAACCTCAACGCCACCGGCCTGTGGAGCGACGCCGGAAACTGGACCCCCGCCGGCGCGCCCGGCGCCGCCAATAATGTGGTGTTCGACAATACCAGCTCCGCCAATTGCGTCGTCAACGTCAATCCGACCATCGCCAGCCTGGAGATCAAAAGCAGTTATGGGGGCACGGTCAACCTGGGTACCCGCACGCTGACTACGGGCGGAGATTTCAAGGTTGCGGCCGTTTCTCAGCTCAGCAGCGGCATGGGCAGCAAAGTCATCTTCAGAGGGCCGGGGCGGATCGAATGCGTGCCGCCCATTTACGAGGCGCAGATCAACACCATCCAGGCAACGGACGATATCCTTTTGCGAGAGATCCTCAATGTTGCCAAACTTACCATCACCCAGGTGGATTTGCTGGACGGCGACGACATTCGGGTAAGCCAGCAGATCGTCAATAATGACGCGGCCCTGGATGGGGACGCCATCCTCAGCGCCGCCGGCGCCTGCACGTTTGCCGGCAACGGCATACGCTACCTGAAAGTAGAACCCGGCGCCAGCCTGCAACTGCTGTCTGATCTTTCCCTGGAGCGGGATTTTGAACTCACCGGCAGCGGAAACATCACCGGCAGCGGCAAGCTCATCCTGGCATCGAATGGCCGGCTCGATTATTTAGGCAATGTAGCGGCAAATGTAGAGGTAAACACCTCCGACCCGGCTCACCAGATCGTCCTGCTGGAGAATTTTAATGTTTCCGGCGGCCTCACGATCAGCCAGGTTGGCGAATTTACCGGTTTTGGCGATATCCGGGCGAGCAGCGACATCACGGTCAACGATCCCAATATCGGGACCAGAGTAACGGTCGTCGCCACCGGCAGCGGCAACCTCTCCGGCAGCGGCGCGCTGAGATACCTGACCGTGGAAGCCGGCGCCACCCTGCAGCTCGCCTCCGATTTTATCCTGGACAAGAGTTTTGTGCTCACCGGAGGCGGAACGATCACGGGCTCCAACAAGCTCATCTTTGCTTCTGCCGGCCGAACCGAGTTTACGGGCTCCATATCAAATGTAGAGATCAATGACCTGACAGCAGGTCGAGCCATCAATGTCAGACAGATTCTGAACATTACCAATGACCTCACCATCACTAAGATCAATGATATTGTAAGCAATGATGTAAGGGTCGGCGGCGACATCATCATCACGGACAACCAGGTTGGCGGGTCGGCCGCTTTGGTTATGACCGGCAGCGGCACCAGCCGTTTCCAGGGCGCCGGCAACGGCGACTATCTGACGCTGATCATCAACAAGAACTCCGCCTCCGATGAAGTACAACTGAACAGTTCTGATTTTTTTACGGAAATCATCGTCAGGAATGGCGTAATGGACCTCAACAACCAGAGCGTTGACGCTTTCGTAACCGTAGAAAGCGGAGGAACCCTGGTGGGCGAAGGCACCATCAGCGGAAGCATCAACGGCCTGGCCGGCGGGAAGGTTGTACCGGGCAATTCCCCCGGCACGATGACCATTGATGGGGATGTGGATATTCTCGGCACCCTGTTCATGGAAATTACCGGCCCCGGCGAAAACAACGGAGGCACGGCCGGGTCTGATTTCGACCAGCTGATCGTCAGCGGCAATGTGACGATCGGGACGATGGACATTACCTTTATCGGAATGATCGGCCCCACCTTCCCCATGTCTGGCGATGAATATACTTTGATAGATGCTTCGTCCATTACAGATGGAGGACTCAACATCACGCCAGGTAACGTCAATGCTTCTTACAATGCCGGCTTGCTGACCGTCAGCGACCCGGCGCTTCCCATCGAGCTGCTGTATTTTACCGCCACCGCCAAAGGCAGGACGGTAGCAGTAGAATGGGCGACCGCCACCGAGCGCAGCAACGACTACATGGCTGTCGAGCGCAGCGCGGATGGCGCCAAGTTTGAAGAACTCGGGCGGGTAAAGGGCGCAGGCGCCAGCACCGAAACCAGGAAGTACGCTTTCACCGACGACAAGCCCCTGGAGGGCATCAACTACTACCGCCTCCGCCAGGTTGACTTCGACGGCGCTTTCGAATACCACCCAGTCGTCAGCGTCGTGCTGAAAGGCAAGGATGGAGGGCTGGCCCTTCAGGCCTACCCCAACCCGGCGCAGTCTACCCTGCAGGCCCGCTGGGCGCCCCACCCCAGCCAGGTTACCCACCTGAGCCTGACGGATATCGAAGGGCGGCGGCTGGCCGAGCACCATATTCCGGCCGGCGCTGAAACTTATGAATTGCAACTCGGCAAACTGCCCGCGGGGATGTATTTTCTGCAGGCCCGGCAGGGGGAGAAGGCGGAGGTTGTTCAGGTGGTGAAGGAGTGA
- a CDS encoding S-adenosylmethionine:tRNA ribosyltransferase-isomerase gives MNREAIASLKEALEAGRPIIPVGTTSARLLESLYWHGAEVGSDRREPRTDEGGRGRKLEATVGSPAPTKEVGGGNPKLARKSPVLQRRRGEDGTEGLTIEPSNPETIEPSNHITIEPSTPPRLSVSQWQPYEQPSNLPAADALQAILGRLDAHDLDTLQGHTRLIIAPGYRFRIVSGMITNFHQPRSTLLLLIAALVGDRWRDAYQYALENDFRFLSYGDSCLLLPEG, from the coding sequence ATCAACCGCGAAGCAATCGCCAGCCTGAAGGAAGCCCTGGAGGCCGGCCGGCCCATCATCCCGGTTGGCACTACCAGCGCCCGCCTGCTGGAAAGCTTGTACTGGCATGGGGCGGAAGTTGGAAGCGACCGTAGGGAGCCCCGCACCGACGAAGGAGGTCGGGGGCGGAAATTGGAAGCGACCGTAGGGAGCCCCGCACCGACGAAGGAGGTCGGGGGCGGAAATCCGAAGCTTGCCCGGAAGAGCCCCGTACTTCAAAGAAGACGGGGCGAAGACGGGACGGAAGGCTTAACAATCGAACCATCCAACCCCGAAACAATCGAACCATCCAACCATATAACAATCGAACCATCCACCCCCCCCCGCCTCTCCGTCTCCCAGTGGCAGCCCTACGAGCAGCCCTCCAACCTGCCCGCCGCCGACGCCTTGCAAGCCATCCTCGGCCGTTTGGACGCCCACGACCTGGATACCCTGCAGGGGCATACCCGCCTGATCATCGCCCCTGGCTACCGGTTCCGCATCGTCAGCGGCATGATCACCAACTTTCATCAGCCGCGCAGCACGCTGCTGCTGCTCATCGCCGCCCTCGTCGGCGACAGGTGGCGCGACGCATACCAGTACGCCCTGGAAAACGATTTTCGCTTTTTGAGTTATGGAGACAGTTGCCTGCTGTTGCCGGAGGGGTAG